A single region of the Candidatus Protochlamydia amoebophila UWE25 genome encodes:
- the nusB gene encoding transcription antitermination factor NusB, which produces MALSQQKFREIVLQLLYSQDIAHPDENIMTDLIMNELSISKKNVRLAQEKVQKIVVQLAEIDSKISSVSLSYHFNRIQTVTKNILRLGVFELFFETDIPQKVVIAEAIRLSRKFSTPESASFVNALLDQLYQKSKGEEVNSNLLVESSQILEQSEQVAADFSLESPLSKEKHNEILDSHENT; this is translated from the coding sequence ATGGCACTATCTCAACAAAAATTTAGAGAAATCGTTCTGCAACTCCTTTACAGCCAAGATATCGCTCACCCTGATGAAAATATCATGACTGATCTGATCATGAATGAGTTATCTATTTCAAAAAAAAATGTTCGGCTCGCACAAGAGAAAGTTCAAAAAATTGTGGTTCAGTTAGCAGAAATCGACTCAAAAATTAGTTCTGTCTCGCTTTCTTATCACTTCAATCGCATTCAAACTGTTACAAAAAACATCTTGCGTTTAGGAGTTTTCGAACTTTTTTTTGAAACAGATATTCCTCAAAAAGTTGTCATTGCTGAAGCTATTCGTTTATCTCGAAAATTTAGTACTCCAGAATCTGCTTCTTTTGTAAACGCATTATTAGACCAACTTTATCAAAAGAGTAAAGGAGAAGAAGTCAATTCAAATCTGCTTGTCGAAAGTTCTCAAATCCTTGAACAAAGCGAACAAGTCGCTGCTGATTTTTCTTTAGAAAGTCCTCTTAGCAAAGAAAAACATAATGAAATACTCGATTCCCATGAAAATACCTAA
- a CDS encoding class I SAM-dependent methyltransferase: protein MRATFPLFQSHLDLAHDYWRRILQPNDRVIDATCGNGNDTLKLCQLLLSNGDGKVYAFDNQSDAIDKTKVLLREHLNLDQFKQINFILGCHSKFSDYVLPNTIKLIVYNLGYLPGGDKKKTTLTSTTLLSLQNSLNLIKPGGMICITCYPGHAEGLLEEKALLKFALNLPPMEWSCCYHSWINRRQSPSLLLLQKTCQQTLYYPNPTTVL, encoded by the coding sequence ATGAGAGCCACCTTTCCTTTATTTCAATCTCATTTAGATCTCGCTCACGATTATTGGCGTAGGATCCTTCAGCCCAATGATCGAGTGATTGATGCAACATGTGGTAATGGAAATGATACACTTAAATTATGCCAACTTCTCTTATCAAATGGGGATGGAAAGGTGTATGCATTCGACAATCAAAGTGATGCGATTGATAAAACAAAAGTATTGTTACGTGAGCACTTAAATTTAGATCAGTTTAAGCAAATTAATTTTATTTTAGGATGCCACTCTAAATTTTCCGATTATGTTTTACCTAATACAATTAAACTGATTGTCTACAATTTAGGGTATTTACCAGGCGGAGACAAGAAAAAGACGACACTCACTTCTACAACTTTACTAAGTTTGCAAAATAGCTTAAACTTAATAAAGCCGGGAGGGATGATCTGCATAACATGTTATCCAGGTCATGCGGAAGGATTACTTGAAGAAAAAGCCCTTCTTAAGTTTGCTCTCAACCTTCCTCCTATGGAATGGAGTTGTTGTTATCATTCATGGATTAATCGACGACAATCGCCAAGCCTATTACTTCTTCAAAAAACTTGCCAGCAAACTTTATATTACCCAAATCCCACAACGGTTTTATAA
- the cydB gene encoding cytochrome d ubiquinol oxidase subunit II, whose amino-acid sequence MIPVSNLEFGWFTIFVILLTGYAILDGFDLGVGMLHLFAKKDIERRVMLNSIGPVWDGNEVWLVTAGGALFAGFPDIYATMLSAFYVPVMALLSALIFRAVAIEFRSKKQMAWWRWTWDIAFSLGSLMIAFILGLVMGNLIRGMQLDGYKEFIGQLEDLLQPYALLVGGMTVFLFLMHGSIYILMKTEGEFHDRMRMKAVSCIIFFIITYAITTMATLIYMPHMIEAFRHNPFFFIIALINLLAIANIPREIYFGKDSRAFICSCLNIICLLALYAIGTYPNVIRSIDQPDVLSLTIYNSASSVKTLEILFLIALIGVPLVIAYTTAIYYIFRGKVKIDPHSY is encoded by the coding sequence ATGATACCCGTCTCTAATTTAGAATTTGGTTGGTTTACAATTTTTGTCATCCTGCTTACAGGCTATGCTATTTTAGATGGATTTGACTTAGGAGTCGGAATGCTCCATTTGTTTGCAAAAAAAGATATTGAAAGACGGGTCATGTTAAATTCGATTGGGCCAGTTTGGGATGGCAACGAAGTGTGGTTAGTGACAGCTGGGGGAGCTTTATTTGCTGGATTTCCGGATATTTATGCAACGATGCTTTCAGCTTTTTATGTTCCTGTCATGGCTTTACTTAGTGCTTTAATTTTTCGCGCTGTGGCTATCGAATTTCGAAGTAAGAAACAGATGGCTTGGTGGCGCTGGACTTGGGATATTGCCTTTTCCTTGGGAAGTTTGATGATAGCTTTCATTTTGGGGCTTGTGATGGGAAATCTTATTAGGGGAATGCAGTTAGATGGTTATAAAGAATTCATTGGTCAATTAGAGGATCTTTTACAACCCTATGCCCTTTTAGTTGGAGGAATGACAGTTTTTCTCTTTCTTATGCACGGTTCAATTTACATTTTGATGAAAACAGAAGGGGAATTTCATGATCGGATGAGGATGAAAGCGGTTTCCTGTATTATCTTTTTTATTATTACTTACGCTATTACCACGATGGCAACTTTAATTTATATGCCTCATATGATTGAAGCTTTTCGCCATAATCCTTTTTTCTTTATAATTGCTCTTATCAATTTATTAGCCATTGCTAATATTCCTCGAGAAATTTACTTTGGAAAAGATTCAAGAGCTTTTATCTGTTCTTGCCTTAATATCATTTGCTTGCTTGCTCTGTATGCAATAGGAACTTATCCTAATGTCATTCGCTCTATTGATCAGCCAGACGTTCTTAGTTTAACTATTTATAATTCTGCCTCCTCAGTTAAAACATTGGAAATTTTATTTTTAATTGCTTTAATTGGAGTCCCTCTTGTTATTGCTTATACAACAGCCATTTATTATATATTTAGAGGGAAAGTTAAAATCGATCCTCACAGCTATTAA
- a CDS encoding ankyrin repeat domain-containing protein codes for MSCPPIIHRDASLNNVSTQLHVLENKVFHLQSVIQIMDNTMRESISLSAEVTKCQLEAVKQLRQRQQNSLVENSLPEGHYEIIQNEPETNSLPKGHSKIIQDELETEANGEIKLSLNQRTLFEDIDEKIRQLREDYLFNYDGLLQAREATFFNGNMVVLDEQKRQELMQTFAERLDEKLLKSREGFQIDDITDLNQLKKELKENFRKKTQEYDDLFARKQTLTMQEYELRKELEPQLEKLKAEKNRLLSQLKVCDIFTACQLNDDQFLEQNLAKLGTWNLFTRPCSKEAFVNQVHASGFTPLHSACYHNHLKIVKILLKNGANVAALDRYQYQPIHWAAKKGAYSVVKYLLDRIDRDNKKGLVNARGEYGRTPLHMSVFNGRVQTTQLLIEEGADINAQAGLDEHLLTPLHYSVIQGNVKMVKILTSYDELDVCVKDSKGYTPLYHAVTDGHVAIVEYLLNHRSWRNPLDSQDPNSLVSLVKAPKRKNEEDIQRLLFLKFPTK; via the coding sequence ATGAGTTGTCCTCCCATCATCCATCGTGATGCCTCTTTAAATAACGTGAGTACTCAATTGCATGTACTTGAAAACAAAGTTTTTCATTTACAAAGTGTTATTCAAATTATGGATAATACTATGAGAGAAAGTATTAGCCTTTCTGCAGAAGTAACGAAATGTCAACTAGAAGCGGTTAAACAATTGAGGCAAAGACAACAAAACTCACTTGTAGAAAATAGCCTGCCTGAAGGGCATTATGAAATTATACAAAATGAACCGGAGACTAATAGTCTGCCCAAAGGGCATTCTAAGATTATACAAGATGAACTTGAGACTGAAGCTAATGGAGAAATAAAACTATCCTTGAATCAGAGAACTCTTTTTGAAGACATTGATGAAAAAATTCGCCAACTTCGAGAAGATTATTTATTTAACTATGACGGCCTTCTTCAAGCTAGAGAAGCTACATTTTTTAATGGAAACATGGTTGTGCTTGACGAGCAAAAACGACAAGAATTGATGCAGACTTTTGCTGAGAGATTGGATGAAAAACTTCTAAAATCTAGGGAAGGATTTCAAATAGATGACATCACAGATTTAAATCAACTTAAGAAAGAATTAAAGGAAAATTTTAGAAAAAAAACGCAAGAATATGACGACCTATTTGCAAGAAAGCAAACTTTAACCATGCAAGAATATGAGCTGAGGAAAGAGCTCGAGCCTCAATTAGAAAAATTAAAAGCAGAAAAAAATAGATTGCTTTCACAATTAAAAGTTTGTGATATTTTTACAGCTTGTCAATTAAATGACGATCAATTTCTTGAGCAAAACCTTGCCAAACTAGGAACTTGGAATCTATTCACACGTCCTTGTAGTAAAGAAGCTTTTGTCAATCAAGTTCATGCGAGTGGATTTACTCCCTTGCATTCAGCTTGTTATCATAATCATCTTAAGATTGTAAAAATTTTGCTGAAAAATGGAGCTAATGTAGCTGCTTTAGACAGATATCAATACCAACCTATTCACTGGGCTGCTAAAAAGGGTGCATATTCCGTCGTTAAATATCTCCTTGATAGAATTGATAGAGATAATAAAAAAGGTTTGGTCAATGCACGAGGAGAGTATGGAAGAACTCCTTTGCACATGTCCGTTTTTAATGGAAGAGTGCAGACAACGCAATTATTGATTGAGGAAGGGGCTGATATCAATGCACAAGCTGGTTTAGATGAGCATTTGCTCACTCCCCTGCATTATTCTGTTATCCAAGGAAATGTTAAAATGGTCAAGATTTTAACTTCCTATGATGAATTAGATGTCTGTGTAAAAGACTCTAAGGGATATACACCCTTGTATCACGCTGTAACCGATGGTCATGTAGCTATCGTAGAATATCTTTTAAACCACCGAAGTTGGCGTAATCCTTTAGATTCTCAAGATCCCAATTCTTTAGTAAGCCTTGTAAAGGCACCTAAAAGAAAAAATGAAGAGGATATTCAAAGATTATTATTTCTAAAATTTCCAACAAAATAG
- a CDS encoding cytochrome ubiquinol oxidase subunit I → MDVLILARIQFALTIMFHYIYPVLSIGLGLIMVIVEGLYIKTKNPIYLRMAQFWTKVFALTFAIGVATGIVMEFEFGTNWATYSRYVGDVFGSALAAEGVFAFFLESGFLAVVIFGWNRVSPKFHFFATTMVCLGAHFSAIWIVIANSWMQTPAGFKIAGEGMNARAEITEFWEMVFNPSSMIRLGHVILGCWLAGAFLVISISAYYLLKKKHQIFARKSIIIGLWVAFITSILQAYSGDSSGKVVAKYQPTKLAAMEALYQTESGVPLTLFGVVNTEEKKIDYAIQIPKLLSFLSFGDFNAEMKGLDQVNPEDWPNVPVIFNVYRLMIAMWALMFSLSIAGLYLWYKKTLENHRGILWLMVFSAIYAQVANQAGWYSAETGRYPWLVYGLLRISEGLSKSVKANQVLGSIIMFMCVYLLLFILFVYMLNEKVKHGPEEEIEDDSSTPYHGLHHLVEENHHDTRL, encoded by the coding sequence GTGGATGTTTTGATATTAGCTAGAATTCAATTTGCTTTGACAATCATGTTTCATTATATTTATCCCGTTTTGAGCATTGGCCTTGGATTGATTATGGTCATTGTTGAAGGATTGTATATAAAGACTAAAAATCCTATTTATTTGCGCATGGCACAATTTTGGACAAAAGTTTTTGCGCTCACCTTTGCGATAGGCGTGGCGACAGGAATTGTCATGGAATTCGAATTTGGGACAAATTGGGCAACGTATTCTCGTTATGTGGGAGATGTCTTTGGAAGCGCTCTTGCAGCGGAAGGTGTTTTTGCTTTTTTTCTTGAATCTGGATTTCTAGCGGTTGTCATTTTTGGTTGGAATCGAGTCAGTCCTAAGTTTCATTTTTTTGCAACGACAATGGTTTGTTTGGGGGCCCATTTTAGTGCTATATGGATTGTAATTGCAAATTCTTGGATGCAGACACCGGCAGGCTTTAAAATTGCCGGAGAAGGAATGAATGCGCGAGCAGAAATCACTGAATTTTGGGAAATGGTTTTTAATCCCTCTTCAATGATACGACTTGGCCACGTCATTTTAGGATGTTGGTTAGCAGGAGCTTTTTTAGTCATTAGTATTTCGGCTTATTATTTGCTTAAAAAGAAGCATCAAATTTTTGCGCGAAAATCAATCATTATTGGTTTATGGGTTGCTTTCATCACATCTATTCTGCAAGCTTATTCAGGGGATAGTAGTGGTAAAGTCGTTGCTAAATATCAACCAACTAAATTAGCAGCGATGGAAGCTCTTTATCAAACGGAATCAGGTGTCCCTTTAACATTATTTGGTGTTGTAAACACTGAGGAAAAGAAAATTGATTATGCTATTCAAATCCCAAAATTGCTCAGTTTTTTGTCATTTGGAGATTTTAATGCTGAAATGAAAGGATTAGATCAGGTTAATCCTGAGGACTGGCCCAATGTGCCAGTTATATTTAATGTTTATCGATTAATGATTGCTATGTGGGCACTGATGTTCTCACTATCAATAGCTGGATTATACTTATGGTATAAAAAAACGTTAGAAAATCATCGCGGTATTTTATGGCTGATGGTTTTTTCAGCTATTTATGCACAAGTGGCTAATCAAGCAGGTTGGTATAGTGCAGAAACAGGGCGTTATCCTTGGCTTGTCTATGGCTTGTTACGCATTTCTGAAGGGCTTTCTAAGAGTGTTAAAGCTAATCAAGTTTTGGGCTCAATTATCATGTTTATGTGTGTTTACCTCTTATTGTTTATTCTATTTGTGTATATGCTCAACGAAAAAGTTAAACATGGTCCGGAAGAGGAAATAGAAGATGATTCTTCTACTCCTTATCATGGACTTCATCATTTGGTAGAGGAAAATCATCATGATACCCGTCTCTAA
- a CDS encoding PHP domain-containing protein → MNNFRADLHCHTTCSDGTVDPLEIINLAINSGLQGLSITDHDTIEAYKDAAPFAQQKGLSLIPGVEFSASLGQTSVHILGYGFSLKSSIILDFCQKHHQRRLVRNQLILDRLTSHGMTLTLEEIYPESLISQKSMGRPHIALAMVKKGYVPTIQKAFQEYIGEGKSCYISGQSFTVEETLDIIHQANGLAIIAHPHLIENISITKKLLQLNFDGIEGYYGRFPRGKEDRWIKIGNHKNWLITGGSDFHGAIKPDLPLGCSWVNQDTFSILENHYKNNCHT, encoded by the coding sequence ATGAACAATTTTCGAGCAGATTTACATTGCCACACAACTTGTTCAGATGGAACTGTTGATCCTCTCGAGATCATTAATTTAGCAATTAACTCTGGATTGCAAGGCTTATCTATCACAGATCACGATACAATTGAGGCTTATAAAGATGCTGCTCCTTTCGCTCAACAAAAAGGACTATCTCTTATTCCTGGGGTAGAGTTTTCAGCCTCCCTCGGTCAAACAAGTGTACATATTTTGGGTTACGGATTCTCTTTAAAATCTTCTATTATTTTAGACTTTTGTCAGAAACATCATCAAAGACGATTGGTGCGCAATCAACTTATTTTAGACCGCCTTACTTCTCATGGAATGACTCTTACCTTAGAAGAAATCTATCCTGAATCCTTAATTTCTCAAAAAAGTATGGGTCGCCCTCATATAGCTTTAGCAATGGTAAAAAAGGGTTATGTACCCACTATTCAGAAGGCATTTCAAGAGTATATTGGGGAAGGAAAAAGCTGCTACATTTCAGGACAGTCTTTTACTGTAGAAGAAACGCTTGATATAATTCATCAAGCAAATGGTTTAGCAATTATCGCTCATCCCCACCTCATTGAAAATATTTCCATTACAAAAAAATTGCTTCAGCTAAACTTTGACGGTATCGAAGGATATTATGGCCGCTTCCCTCGCGGAAAAGAGGATCGTTGGATTAAGATTGGGAATCATAAGAATTGGCTTATTACTGGAGGATCTGATTTCCATGGAGCAATCAAACCAGATCTCCCTTTGGGATGTTCATGGGTTAATCAAGACACTTTTTCCATTTTAGAAAATCACTATAAAAACAATTGCCATACCTAA
- a CDS encoding bifunctional folylpolyglutamate synthase/dihydrofolate synthase, with the protein MPYSELIQRLFALNLHGGIKLGLSNCEKLQTILKFPDHSFSSIHVAGTNGKGSVVAKIASALEYAGYRVGVYTSPHISSFRERIRVNGIMISEADVEKILSQLFNLTAQYSIPATFFELTTFLALVYFSREKVDFAVLEAGLGGRLDATNIVSPVLSIITSISLDHTDILGDTLEAIAKEKAGIIKSHTPVIIGPQTPYLFIEKLAYQKNSFCHTIKNQFLLFDQENNAIAKKSLEVLSENWDIPQEAIFKGLEAKQPCRFEIINNSVILDVAHNPSGLTSLFAKTQTHFPNQPLRILFGLSKGKDLEGCLKILSRHGSAFHLVEAPNGRGISFDLLKQGLMNTGIASTVIYSHINIQEGVKIAIKQAESSGQLLLICGSFFIMSQVRQALGMIEHLDSIELNEKSMNSY; encoded by the coding sequence ATGCCTTATTCAGAATTGATTCAACGTCTGTTCGCGCTTAATCTTCATGGAGGAATAAAATTAGGTTTATCAAATTGTGAAAAATTGCAAACAATCCTTAAGTTTCCTGACCATTCTTTTTCATCTATTCACGTGGCAGGAACAAATGGCAAAGGATCGGTGGTTGCAAAAATCGCATCAGCACTTGAATATGCTGGCTATCGCGTCGGAGTCTATACGTCCCCTCACATTTCCTCCTTTCGTGAGCGAATTCGCGTTAATGGAATAATGATTTCTGAGGCAGATGTTGAAAAAATTCTCTCCCAACTTTTTAATTTGACTGCTCAATATTCTATTCCTGCGACTTTTTTTGAACTGACTACTTTTTTAGCACTTGTCTATTTTTCTCGAGAAAAAGTTGATTTTGCCGTTTTAGAGGCGGGTTTAGGTGGGCGTTTAGATGCAACAAACATTGTCTCTCCCGTTCTTTCAATCATTACTTCTATTAGTCTAGACCATACAGATATTTTAGGTGATACCCTTGAAGCAATTGCTAAAGAAAAAGCTGGTATCATTAAATCGCACACTCCTGTCATTATTGGCCCACAAACACCTTACCTATTTATTGAAAAGCTAGCTTATCAAAAAAATAGCTTCTGCCATACTATAAAAAATCAATTTCTACTTTTCGATCAAGAAAACAATGCAATTGCCAAAAAATCCCTAGAAGTTTTAAGTGAAAACTGGGATATCCCTCAAGAGGCTATCTTTAAAGGGTTAGAAGCTAAACAACCCTGCCGTTTCGAAATTATAAATAATTCGGTAATTTTGGACGTCGCACATAATCCAAGCGGCCTTACTTCACTGTTTGCAAAAACTCAAACTCACTTTCCAAATCAACCTTTGAGAATTTTATTTGGATTATCAAAAGGTAAAGATTTAGAGGGTTGTTTGAAAATTTTAAGTCGCCATGGAAGTGCTTTTCATCTTGTCGAAGCTCCTAATGGCAGAGGGATTTCATTTGATCTGTTAAAGCAAGGCCTTATGAATACAGGAATTGCGTCTACAGTCATTTATTCTCATATAAATATTCAAGAAGGAGTAAAAATAGCAATAAAGCAAGCAGAGTCCAGCGGCCAACTATTACTTATTTGTGGTTCATTTTTTATTATGAGCCAAGTTAGGCAAGCCTTAGGTATGATAGAACACTTGGACTCGATAGAACTTAATGAAAAAAGCATGAATTCATATTAA
- the murB gene encoding UDP-N-acetylmuramate dehydrogenase, whose amino-acid sequence MKYSIPMKIPNQYQTNCLLKEITTFGIGGPAKYFVEVRTIPDMQKTLLFCYQNEIPYFILGKGSNSLFDDRGFNGLVIANRIDCLEKNEKGCWHVGAGYSFSLLGSQTARQGWEGLEFASGIPGSVGGAIFMNAGANGRETADNLISVDFVDEQGKLIHFKRSNLNFQYRTSPFQNIKGAIVSATFQLNASQEARQKQLSIIDYRKKTQPYKAKSAGCVFRNPNCGHAGALIEQAGLKETKIGGAAVSSVHANFIINSGLATSQDVLALIRLIQETVKAKTGAELESEIRYVPYDVNQG is encoded by the coding sequence ATGAAATACTCGATTCCCATGAAAATACCTAATCAATATCAAACGAACTGTCTATTAAAAGAGATCACAACATTTGGAATTGGGGGCCCCGCTAAGTATTTTGTTGAAGTTCGCACAATTCCCGATATGCAAAAAACCCTTCTATTTTGTTATCAAAATGAAATTCCGTATTTTATTTTAGGAAAAGGATCAAACTCTCTTTTCGATGACCGAGGATTTAACGGACTTGTCATTGCTAATCGAATTGATTGTCTGGAAAAAAATGAAAAAGGTTGTTGGCATGTAGGAGCTGGCTATAGCTTTTCATTATTGGGATCTCAAACAGCAAGGCAAGGTTGGGAAGGACTGGAGTTTGCGTCTGGTATCCCAGGTAGTGTGGGAGGAGCTATTTTCATGAATGCTGGTGCGAATGGTCGAGAAACTGCAGACAATTTGATTAGTGTAGATTTTGTAGATGAGCAAGGAAAACTCATTCATTTTAAACGCTCTAACTTAAACTTTCAGTATCGCACATCACCTTTTCAAAATATTAAAGGCGCTATTGTTTCAGCCACATTTCAATTAAACGCCTCTCAAGAAGCTCGTCAAAAACAACTTTCTATTATTGATTATCGAAAAAAAACTCAACCTTACAAAGCAAAATCTGCAGGGTGTGTATTTCGAAATCCCAACTGTGGTCATGCAGGAGCTTTAATTGAACAAGCAGGTTTAAAAGAAACAAAAATTGGAGGAGCCGCAGTCTCTTCTGTGCACGCTAATTTTATTATCAATAGTGGTCTGGCAACATCTCAAGACGTCTTAGCTCTCATTCGCCTCATCCAAGAAACAGTAAAAGCAAAGACTGGTGCGGAACTCGAAAGTGAAATACGCTATGTCCCCTATGATGTTAATCAAGGTTAA
- a CDS encoding BTB/POZ domain-containing protein: MNIQNIRSNSSNLIVNTDTHSYIRSNDRLKFSERIVLLCKTIFQSFLNLFFNYLKKEQLQSQWREVFWGQKEFVISNLAPTQSESGIFLSSPSQISGFALPFITANRNQETIDYPKNESNLVINSLDTSIDSNTSNSHFPKTVDPLIIPPSQLAPSPQGVKLSFQGGTSLIIPYSQLALLKKKSPYFNSLWSGHFQETLQVPLAITEKKFTNLLQCLMDANFKLSVEDIPCSIALADYYQLTEVVENLEKQLIKIYQSEDALFNSNEESLIELKELLNFARLYQLNNLINYLEFTVVSGLLNNTSHVNEFEKILNHFSNEIEGLNLSGKDFFTEAHFLALKNCKNLKVLCLKIFYTPIDTGLAHLTSLTALQHLDLSECYLLKDTGLAHLSSLTALQYLDLSDSGNFTDAGLAHLTPLVSLQHLDLSKSENLTGDGLAHLTPLVALRHLGLSDCRNLTDAGLAHLTPLVALRHLDLSECKNLTDDGLVHLSSLVALQYLSLKLCENLTDAGLAHLTPLTTLEHLDLGLDLGCCHNLTDDGLAHLSSLTALKHLDLSWRENLTDAGLAHLTPLTALRHLDLSWCENLTDEGLAYLTPLVALQYLSLKGSDITDEGLEHLAHLSALRHLSLNDCRRINGYGLAHLTSLVNLEHLDLSGCYHLPSFQLIYLSSLVNLQHLNLSECFGLCHDGLEDLTPLMNLQYLDLSGCINLTDQGLAYLTSLVGLDLQHLDLSGCKKITDTGLAHLTSLVTLQHLNLSECVNLTDTGLAHLVSLVNLQYLELRECKNITDAGLAHYIQNQQIILR; this comes from the coding sequence TTGAATATTCAGAACATAAGATCTAATTCTAGTAATTTAATTGTCAATACAGACACTCATTCTTACATTCGATCAAACGATCGTTTAAAATTTTCTGAACGAATTGTTTTATTGTGCAAAACAATTTTTCAGAGTTTTCTCAACTTATTCTTTAATTATCTCAAAAAAGAACAGCTTCAATCTCAATGGAGGGAAGTTTTTTGGGGACAAAAAGAATTCGTCATTTCTAATCTTGCTCCAACTCAATCAGAATCTGGGATCTTTCTATCAAGTCCGAGCCAAATTTCGGGTTTTGCCCTCCCTTTTATAACTGCGAATCGAAATCAAGAAACTATTGATTATCCTAAGAATGAAAGCAATTTGGTAATAAACTCTTTAGATACTTCAATAGACTCAAATACCTCAAACAGTCATTTCCCAAAAACAGTGGATCCCTTAATAATTCCCCCTTCCCAACTGGCACCTTCACCCCAAGGTGTTAAACTGAGCTTTCAAGGAGGAACTTCTTTAATCATTCCTTATTCTCAATTAGCTTTGTTAAAGAAAAAATCACCCTATTTTAACAGCCTTTGGTCAGGACATTTTCAAGAAACGCTTCAAGTTCCCCTTGCTATAACAGAAAAAAAATTTACTAACTTACTACAGTGCTTAATGGATGCTAATTTTAAACTTTCGGTGGAAGACATTCCTTGTTCCATTGCATTAGCCGATTATTACCAATTAACAGAAGTGGTAGAAAACTTAGAAAAACAGCTGATTAAAATCTATCAATCAGAGGATGCTCTATTTAATTCGAACGAAGAAAGTCTCATAGAATTAAAAGAGCTATTAAATTTTGCGCGTCTGTATCAATTAAATAATTTAATAAATTATTTAGAGTTCACAGTAGTGAGCGGTTTATTAAACAATACTTCTCATGTGAACGAATTTGAAAAAATTTTAAACCACTTCTCAAATGAAATAGAAGGACTCAATCTTTCAGGAAAAGATTTTTTTACAGAGGCTCATTTTTTAGCCTTAAAAAATTGTAAAAATTTAAAAGTGCTGTGTCTAAAAATATTCTACACTCCCATTGACACCGGATTAGCCCATTTGACGTCTTTAACGGCTTTACAACACTTAGATCTCAGTGAATGCTATCTACTTAAGGATACTGGGTTAGCCCATTTGTCATCTTTAACCGCTTTACAGTATTTAGATTTAAGTGATTCTGGAAATTTCACGGATGCTGGGTTAGCCCATTTAACACCTTTAGTCTCCTTGCAACATTTAGATTTAAGTAAGAGTGAAAATCTCACTGGCGATGGATTAGCCCATTTGACACCTTTAGTCGCTTTGCGACACTTAGGTTTGAGTGATTGTAGAAATCTCACGGATGCTGGATTAGCACATTTGACACCTTTAGTCGCCTTGCGACACTTAGATTTAAGTGAGTGTAAAAATCTCACTGACGATGGACTAGTGCATTTATCTTCCTTAGTCGCTTTGCAATATTTATCTCTAAAACTGTGTGAAAATCTCACCGATGCTGGATTAGCGCATTTGACGCCCTTGACGACTTTAGAGCATTTGGATTTAGGTTTGGATTTAGGTTGTTGCCATAATCTCACTGACGATGGGTTAGCACATTTGTCGTCCTTAACAGCTTTAAAGCATTTAGATCTAAGTTGGCGTGAAAATCTCACGGATGCTGGATTAGCACATTTAACGCCCTTAACGGCTTTAAGGCATTTAGACTTAAGTTGGTGTGAAAATCTCACGGATGAGGGATTGGCCTATTTGACACCCCTAGTTGCTTTACAGTATTTGAGTTTAAAGGGCAGTGACATCACTGATGAAGGACTAGAACATTTGGCACACTTAAGTGCTTTACGGCATTTAAGTTTGAATGACTGCCGTAGGATCAATGGCTATGGATTAGCGCACTTGACATCTTTAGTGAATTTAGAGCATCTAGACTTAAGCGGCTGCTATCACCTTCCTAGTTTTCAATTAATTTATTTATCATCTTTAGTGAATTTACAGCATTTAAACCTAAGTGAGTGTTTTGGTCTTTGTCACGATGGATTAGAAGATTTGACTCCTTTAATGAATTTGCAGTATTTAGATCTAAGTGGGTGTATAAATCTGACGGACCAGGGACTGGCATATTTGACCTCTTTAGTAGGTCTAGATTTACAACATTTAGATCTAAGTGGGTGTAAAAAAATCACTGACACTGGATTGGCACATTTGACCTCCTTAGTGACTTTACAGCATTTGAATTTGAGTGAATGTGTAAATCTCACTGATACTGGATTGGCACATTTAGTTTCCCTAGTAAATTTACAATATTTAGAGCTACGAGAATGTAAAAACATTACAGACGCTGGGTTGGCTCATTACATACAAAATCAACAAATAATCCTTCGTTAA